A single window of Nicotiana sylvestris chromosome 3, ASM39365v2, whole genome shotgun sequence DNA harbors:
- the LOC138888519 gene encoding uncharacterized protein: MLKQIQVNIPLIEALKEMPGYKKMMKDLMSRKFDFQDLATVTLTQTCSAVVTRPVVEKLSDPGSFTIPCTIGNFAFAKALCDLGVSINLMPMVIYKRLCIGRSRPTSMLLQLADRTVKHPFGILDDVLIQVGKFVFPADFVILDCKVDEEIPIILGRPFLATGGALIDCEIGELKMRLNYEEIVFNVQKSMRRPSEFANCSLIDVVDVIVQSDDEVLTVEDPLAACLTNLEEVNSENLAEWVLALEGRGSWERNLEFEPLPLEKRESPPAKPSIEEPPKLELKPLPGHLRYEFLGPDSTLPIIISSGLLDVQVQQLLQGTSEEAEPKYEGSGEEGGDKMVRCGNYFPNL, translated from the exons ATGCTCAAGCAAATTCAGGttaatattccattgattgaagCTTTAAAGGAGATGCCTGGATACAAAAAAATGATGAAAGATTTAATGTCCCGGAAATTTgacttccaagacttggccacagtgaCACTTACTCAGACGTGCAGTGCAGTGGTAACTAGACCTGTTGTTGAAAAGCTCTCTGATCCAGGGAGTTTTactattccatgcactattggaaACTTTGCTTTTGCGAAAGCACTTTGTGATTTAGGGGTCAGCATTAATCTTATGCCCATGGTCATTTACAAAAGGTTGTGTATTGGGAGATCTAGACCTacctctatgttgttgcagctggctgacaggactGTGAAGCATCCATTTGGGATCCTTGATGATGTACTTATTCAGGTGGGGAAAttcgtgttccctgcagattttgtgatattggattgcaaagtggatgaagaaattcctatcatcttaggaagaccattcttggccacagGGGGAGCTCTTATTGATTGTGAGATCGGGGAACTTAAGATGAGGCTCAATTACGAAGAGATTgtattcaatgtgcagaaatctatgaggcgaccaagtgagttcgccaattgctctcttattgatgtcgtggatgtaatcgtacAGTCTGATGATGAAGTGTTGACGGTTGAGGATCCCCTAGCTGCATGTTTGACGAATTTGGAGGAAGTGAATAGTGAGAACTTGGCGGAATGGGTGTTGGCACTGGAAGGTAGAGGGTCTTGGGAAAGAAATCTAGAGTTTGAGCCCCTACCCTTAGAAAAGAGGGAGTctcctccagctaagccatccattgaagaaccacCGAAGCTGGAACTAAAGCCATTGCCAggccacctcaggtatgaatttctgggaCCTGACTCCACTCTACCTATTATTATCTCATctggtttgttagatgtgcaggtccAACAGCTTCTACAG ggaacatcagaggaggctgaacccaaatatgaaggaagtggtgaagaaggaggtgataaaatggttagatgcgggaattattttcccaatctTTGA